CCGTGGCGCACCAGCAGCAGGACGCTCATCCGACGCTCCGGATGAGCTTCCGGGCCCGTCCGTGCAGCACGTGCGAGCCGAGCCAGAAGTTCTTGAAGCGCGGGTTGGTGGTCTGCTTGTGGTGGTAGCGGTAGTAGATCTGCTGCAGGATCACCGCCAGCCGGAACAGGCCGTAGACCTCGTAGAAGGCCCACTCCTTGTCCGTCAGCTCGATGCCGGTCTTCTCGCAGTAGTAGGCGACCACCTCGCGGCGGGTCAGCATGCCCGGCAGGTTCGTCGGCTGCATGCGGAAGAGCTGCTCGAGGCGACCGTCGCCGGCCTCGATCCAGTAGGACAGGGTGCAGCCGAGGTCCATCAGCGGGTCACCCACGGTCGCCAGCTCCCAGTCGAGCAGCGCGACCGGCTTCGTCGGCTCCTCCGAGGAGAGCACCACGTTGTCGAAGCGGAAGTCGTTGTGGATCAGCACCGAGCCACGATCGGCCGGCTGGTTGGCCTCGAGCCAGGCGATGACCTTCTCCCAGCTCGGCACATTCCAGGTCTTCGCCTTGCGGAACCGGCCGGTCCAGCCGCCGACCTGCCGCGCGACGTACCCCTCGCCCTTGCCGAGCTGGTCGAGACCGGCCGCAGCCGGATCGACCGAGTGCAGGCCGATCAGGAGGTCCAGGACGTTGGTGCACAACAGGCGGACGTCGTCGCTGGACAGCGAGAGGCCGAGGTCCTTGCGCGGGATGTGGCCGGCGACGCGCTCCATCACGTAGAACTCCGAGCCGAGGACCGACTCGTCGGAGCAGAGCGCGACCATCGGCGGCGCGAACGGGAACACCGGCGCCAGCGCGGCCTGGATCCGGAACTCGCGACCCATGTCGTGCGCGCCCCTGGCCTTGGTGCCCGCCGGCGGCCGGCGCAGGATCAGGTCCTGCGCCGGGTAGCGCAGCAGGTAGGTCAGGTTGGAGGCACCACCGGAGAACTGCTGCACCTCCGGGAGCCCGTCGCCCCAGGCCTGGACGTCGACCGCGTCAGCCGCCGCGCGCAGCCAGGCATCGACCGCGGCGACATCGAAGGCGTCCTCGCCCCGGACGCTCCTTGCTCCGTCGACCGTCCCGCCCCGTTCGGCCATCTCCTCGCTTCCCATCAGACTCAGAAGAGCTTCCGGACGACGGACATCGGGGCGTTCTTCAGCGCGTAGCCGATCGGCACCCACGGCCACGCCGGGACGTATGCCTTCTCCTTGCGCTTCTCGATCGCGTCGACCATCGCCTTCACGCCGGTCACGGTGTCGACCATGAACTTCGTGTTCTGCGCGACCTTCTCGTTCATCTCCGAGCGGATGTAGCCCGGGTAGATGATCGAGACGTCGATGCCCTTGGCCTTCACGTTCTCGTTGATCAGGCCCTCGGCCAGCGCAGCGACGCCGGCCTTCGTGGCGGCGTACGTCGTGATGGTCTTGCGCATGCCGCGCAGGGCGGAGATCGAGCTGATCATCACCAGGTGGCCGGACTTCTGCGCGCGGAAGATCTCCATCGCGGCCTCGGTCTGCGCGAGCGCGGCGACGAAGTTGGTCATCGCGGTCTGCCGGTTGGCGTCGTAGCGGCCGGTGCCGAGCGGAGCGCCCTTGCCGAGGCCGGCGTTGATGATGACGCGGTCGAGCTTGCCGAACTCGGCAGCGACCTCCTTGAAGACCGAGAAGACGGCCTCGTCGTCGTTGACGTCGAGCGCCTTGGTGATGACCTTGCGGTCGGCGTTCGCGCCGGTGATCTCGGCGGCCAGCTCGTCGAGCCGCTCGGTACGCCGCGCGGTGATCGCGAGGTCGTAGCCGAGGGCGGCGAACTGGCGCGCCATCTCCGCGCCGAGGCCGGAGCTCGCGCCGGTGATCAGGATCGTTCCCGTGGTCATCAGTTGTCCTTCGTGGTGAGTGCGTGGATGCGGTCCGCGAAGCTGCGCTGCTCGCGGTCGTAGAGGGGGCGCGCGAAGCGCTTCATGAGCACAGCCTTGCGTGCCGGGGCGTCGGGGACGATGACCATCCGCCGCGCGTCGATGCCCTTCATCACCTCGGCCGCGACCTGGGCGGCGTCGAGCGGTGACTTGTCGATCAACCGGGCGGCGATCTTGTCCATCGCAGCGTCGGAGCCATTGAGCGAGCTCGCGAGGTTGGTGCGGAAGAAGCCGGGGCAGACCGCGGAGACGGCGATCCCCCACGGGTGCAGCTCGTAGGAGAGCGTCTCGCTGACGGCGACGACCGCCGCCTTCACCGCGGTGTACGACGCCATGGCCGGCGGGTGGACCAGTCCGGCGAGGCTGGCGGTGTTGACGATGTGACCCGGCTCCTGACCGTCGTCCGACTGGGCCTTCATCAGGGGCACGAACGTGCGGCAGCCCCGGACGACGCCGAGCAGGTTGATGTCGATGACGCCCTGCCACTCCTCCATCGACACGACGTCGATGCGACCGCCCGTCGCGATGCCGGCGTTGTTGACCAGCACGTCCAGGCCGCCCCACTGCTCCTCGACCCAGGCCCGGGCGGCGGCCCAGTCGGCATCGCTCGTGACGTCGAGGCGGAGGTAGCTCACACCGTCCGGAGCCGCGAACGAGTCGGCGAGATCGCCGATGACGACCCGGTCGCCGCGGCGTACGAACTCGGCGACCAGTGCCGCGCCGAGACCGGAGGCGCCACCGGTGACGAGTACTCGTCTGCTCATCGCGAGACGCCATGCTTCATGAGCTCGAGGCGTGCGATCAGGCCGAGGTGCACCTCATCCGGGCCGTCGGCGAAGCGCAGCGAGCGGGCGCCGGTCCAGGCGCCGGCCAGCGGGAAGTCGTCGGTCATGCCGCCGCCGCCGTGGATCTGCATGGCGAAGTCGATGACGTCGAGGGCCATGCGCGGAGCCGCGACCTTGATCTGGGAGACCTCGGAGATCGCGTTCATCGCACCCCCGACGTCGAGCTTCCAGGCGGCGTTCAGCACGAGGAGGCGGGTCGACTCGATCGCGATGCGAGCCTGCGCGAGCCGCTCCCGGTTGCCGCCGAGGTTGATCAGCTTCTTGCCGAACGCCTCACGCGAGGTGCCGCGCTCGATGGCCAGCTCGAGGGACTTCTCAGCCAGTCCGATCAGGCGCATGCAGTGGTGCACGCGACCCGGACCGAGGCGGCCCTGGGCGATCGCGAAAGCCTCGCCCGGACCGGACACGAAGTTCTCGCGCGGAACGCGGACGTCGGTCAGCGAGACCTCGCCGTGGCCGTGCGGTTCGTCGTAGAAGCCCATCGTGTTGAGCATGCGCTCGATCTTCACGCCGGGGGTGTTGCGCGGCACGAGCACCATCGAGTGCCGGTGGTGGCGGTCGGCCTCGGGGTCGGTCAGCCCCATCACGATGAAGATGTCGCAGTCGGGGTGCCCGACGCCGGTCGAGAACCACTTGGTGCCGTTGAGCACGATCGAGTCGCCGTCGATGACCGCGGTGAGCTCCATGTTGGTCGCGTCCGAGGAGGCGACCGCGGGCTCGGTCATCAGGAACGCCGACCGGATGCGGCCGTCGAGCAGCGGGTCGAGCCACTCGTCCTTCTGGGCCTGGGTGCCGTACTTGAGCAGCACCTCGGAGTTGCCGGTGTCCGGCGCGTTGCAGTTGAAGACGTAGGGCGCGATGAACGAGCGGCCGGTCAGCTCCGCGATCGGCGCGTAGTCGACGTTCGACAGCCCGGTGCCGCCGAGCGTGCCGTACTTCTCGGCGTAGGGGCCCTCGTGGCCGGCCGGGAGAAAGAGGTTCCACAGGCCCTGTGCGCGGGCCTTGGCCTGCAGCTCCTTCATGATCGGGAGCTCCTGCCACTGCTCGCCCTTGCCCGCCTCGCGGCGGCGCTTCAGCTCCTGGTGGTACGCCGCCTCGACGGGCTCGATCTCTTCGGTCATGAACGCCCTGACCAGCTCGGTGAGCTCCTGGGCGCGGGGGGAAGGTGCGAAGTCCATGGCTTGACCATGCCACACCTGTTGAGCAATGCTCAATAGCGTGACCGAAGATCGTGACGCAGAACGCACCCGCACCCGCCTCAGCCCGGAGGAGCGACGCCGGCAACTGCTCGGCATCGGCCTGCGCATGCTCGTGGAGAAGCCGATCCAGGACCTGCCGCTCGACGCAGTGGCCGCCGAGGCAGGCATCTCGCGCGGGCTGCTCTTCCACTACTTCCCCACGAAGACCGACTACTACGACGCCGTGATCGCGGCGGCGCTGCGCCGCGTGCTGCGCAACATCTCGCCCGACGAAGGCGCCGCCCAGGACGAGGCGCTGCACCAGTTCGTGGACCGCTTCTACGCGCAGATCGAGCGACGTCGGAGCTTCTACCTGGCGCTGGTCTTCGGCAACGGCTCGCTCTCGCTCGGCGGCGACGGCGTCGACACCCACCGCATGACCATCGCGCGGCGTGTGGTCACCGCGACCGGGCTGCCCGAGGCTGCCCTACCCGTCGCGCACGGCTGGACGGCGTACGTCGAGGACCGGGCGCTGCGCTGGTCCGGACTGCCCTCGGACGCCCGGGCTGACCGCGACACCGAGGTCGACCACGCCTGCCGCGCGCTGCACGCCCTGCTCGCACTCGACGGACCCGACGGAGAGAACCGATGACGGACAAGAGCTGGCCCGACGGAGTCGTCGACCCGCACATCCACCAGTGGGACCCGCTGACCACCGAGCGGATCGTGTCGAAACAGGCCCGTGCCTTCCGCCTGCTCCCCCGCGTCCCGCGGGCGCTGCGCTGGGTGCTGCCGCGGGCCGACCGCGAGTTCGTGGGCAACCCGCACCACGTCCTCAAGCCGTATCTCCCGCTGGACTACCGCCGCGATGCAGGCGAGGTCCCGGTGGCGACCGTGGTCCACATCGAGGCGGCGTGGCCGCACGCCGAACACCGCGACGCGGTCGGCGAGACCCGCTGGATCAGCAGTCTCCCGTTCGGCGTCGACGGTGCCCCGGAGCTCGGCGCCATCGTGGCCCACGTGGACCCGCGGTGGTCCGACGCCGGAGAGGTGCTCGACCTGCACCTGGCGGCGAGCCCGCTCGTGCGCGGCGTACGCACCTCGGCGGCCAACCATCCCGACCCCGGAGTCCGCGACTTCGAGGACGCGCCACGGCTCTGGGCCGATCCCGCCTTCCTCGAGGGATTCACGGCCGTCGCCGAGCGGGGCCTGAGCTTCGAGCTGTGGGGCTACGCGCACCAGCTGCCTGATGCGCTCCCCCTGGTCCGGGCCTACCCCGAGACGACGTTCGTGCTCGACCACTACGCCACCCCCGTCGGGCTGCTGGGTCCGCGCGGCACCTCGACCGGCCGCAGTGAGCGCGTGCGGGCAGACCAGCTCGCGCGGTGGCGCGACGACGTGTCAGCGCTCGCGGCCCTGCCCAACGTGGTCGCCAAGCACTCCGGACTCGGCATGCCGGTGGTCGGCGGCGAGGTGCGATCTGCGCGGACCGCGCCGCTGGACGCGCGGTTCGTCGACACGGTCGCACCCCTGATCCGGCACCTGCACGATGCGTTCGGCGCCAGCCGCACGATGTGGGCGTCGAACTTCCCGATGGACAAGCCCGGCCTGGGCATCCCCGCCAGCATCGCGCTGCTGACCGAGGTGCTGGGGACCGACGCGGATCTCGACCTGCTGCTCCGCGGCGTCGCGCTGAGGAGCTACCGGATCAGTCGCCCTCGCTGACCTTTCCACGCTTCACGATCAGCGGGTCGGCCGCACCGACGACCTCGTGGTTCTTGCCCTCGTAGTCGACCTGCGAGAGGAAGTAGCGAATCGCGTTCAGCCGGGCGCGCTTCTTGTCGTTGGACTTGACGGTGATCCAGGGCGCGGTCCGGGTGTCCGTGCGCCGGAACATCTCCTCCTTGGCCGCGGTGTAGGCGTCCCACCTGTCCAGGGACTCCAGGTCCATCGGCGAGAGCTTCCACTGCCGGACCGGGTCGATCTGGCGAATGATGAACCGGGTCCGCTGCTCGGACTGGGTGACGGAGAACCAGAACTTCGTCACGGCGATGCCCGAGTCGACCAGCATCTTCTCGAAGCGCGGCGCCTGCTCCATGAACCGCTCGTAGGCGTCGTCCGAGCAGAACCCCATGACCCGCTCGACACCGGCGCGGTTGTACCAGCTCCGGTCGAACAGGACGAGCTCGCCAGCTGCGGGCAGGTGCTGGATGTAGCGCTGGAAGTACCACTGCGTGCTCTCACGCTCGCTGGGCTTGACCAGCGCGACTGTGCGCGCATGGCGCGGGTTCAGGTGCTCCATGAACCGCTTGATGGTGCCGCCCTTGCCCGCGGCGTCGCGGCCCTCGAAGAGCACGACGTGGCGACTACCGGTGCGCTGCTGCCAGTTCTGGAACTTGATCAGCTCGACCTGGAGCGCGTACTTCTCCATGTCGTACAGCGCGCGGTCGAGACGCTCGTCGTAGGGGTAGTTCTCCCGCCACGTGTCCACGGCCAGCCCCTGAGGGTCGATCAGGATCGGATCGTCATCGTGGTCGTCGCCGATGGTGTGTCCCTCGACCTGGAGTCGGTCGATGTGGGCCCTGAGGTCCTCGATCATGCCTGCGACCGTAGGCACGGATCATGAACAACAGGCGACGCGACTTGTCCGTTAGCGTGCGCCCATGCCCGACGTACGCCGCCACCCGGTTGCGCTCGGCGCGACCGCGGCCCTCGCGGACCACCTCGGATCACTGCTGGGGCCGGGTGTCGTGACGAGCGGACGCCTCTGCCCAGCATGTGGGTCGGACCAGCACGGCGCCCCGTGGGCCCGTCTCGACGGGCAGGCGTTCGCGGTCTCGGTGAGCCGATCGGGCTGCCATCTCGTGACGGCGATCGGGACGCACGGCCGGGTCGGCGTGGACATCGAGTCCATCGACGCCGTCGCCCGCGGCTGGGATCCGGGCATCGTGCTCGCGGAGGGCGAGACAGCCGACACCGCCGAGGAGCAGGCCTGGCACTGGGCCGCCAAGGAGGCGGTGCTCAAGGCGATGGGCGTCGGCCTGGCCCGCCCGATGACCAGCGTCGCGCTCGCGGATCACGACGTACGCCGAGTTCCGTCGCCAAACGGCTACGTCACCGCGGCCACCCAGTTGAGTTGAGTGCGCAGACGTGTGGCGAACACAGCCACGTGCGCATTCAGCTCGCGGGCAGCGGCGGGAGCGCGGTCTCCTCGAGCCAGTCTCGGAACAGGCCCGCGAGCGGCTTGCCCGAGATCTCCTCGCAGTGGATGACGAACTGCGGCGTGGTGATGGTGCCCCCGTTGTTGTCGGCCACCCAGCGCCGCAGGATCTCGAAGAACGCCTCGTCGCCGACCGTGATCCGCAGTGCGTGCAACGTCAGCGCACCGCGCTTGTAGACCCGGTCGTCGAACATCAGGTCCGGGGTCGGGTCGGCGAGGACCAGGTCCTGAGGGAGGTCGGAGAGCTTGCGGTGGTAGTGCTCGACCCACTCCGCGGTCGACTTCGGCCCGGCCTGCTCGGACCAGAGCCACTCGCTGTAGCAGGCGAAGCCCTCGTGCAGCCAGATGTCCTTCCAGTGCCGCAGCGTCACCGCGTTGCCGAACCACTGGTGGGCGAGCTCGTGCGCGACCAGCCGCACCTCCGACCACTCCGCCGAGGCGAAGTTGCGGCCGAAGGTCGACAGCGACTGCGACTCCAGCGGGATCTCGAGGTCGTCGTTGGTGATGACAGTCGTGTAGCCCTCGAAGGGGTACGGGCCGAAACGCTCGGTGAAGAACTGCATCATCTTCGGTTGCTGCCCGAACGACGCGTCGTACGCCGGGCCGCGGACGTCGGCTGGCCGCACGACGCGGATCGGGACGACGCCGGGCTGCTCGCTCACCACGTAGCGGCCGATCTGCACGGTCGCGAGGTACGTCGCCATGGGCGCGGTCTGCTCGTAGGACCAGGTCGTCGAAGCGCCGCTGCGTGACGAGGAGAGCAGCGCGCCACTGAAGGCGACGTGGTAGTCCGAGGGAGCACTGATGCTGATCGCGTAGGTCGCCTTGTTGTCCGGACGGTCGTTGCAGGGGAACCAGGACGGCGCACCGTGGGGCTGGGCAGCAACGATGACACCGTCGTCGAGCTCCTCCCAGCCGGCATCGCCGAGGGCCCTGGACTTCACCGCGGTGGGGGCGCCGGAGTACTTCACCGTCACGCTGAACCGCTCACCCGTCAGCACCGGTGACTTCAGCCGGATCCGCAGTTTGTCGTTGCGGTGCGCGAACTTGTCGACGCCGTGACCGGCGACCGACACCCGGGTGACGCGGAGGTGGTGGAGGTCGAGGACGAGGTTGTCGAGCTCGTCGAGCGCGACGCAGCGGAGCGTGGCCTCGGCGTCGAGCCGGTTGCCTGCGGGCTTGTAGCGGAGGTCGAGGTCGTAGTGCTCGACGTCGTACGCCGCGT
This genomic interval from Nocardioides cavernaquae contains the following:
- a CDS encoding phosphotransferase family protein; this translates as MGSEEMAERGGTVDGARSVRGEDAFDVAAVDAWLRAAADAVDVQAWGDGLPEVQQFSGGASNLTYLLRYPAQDLILRRPPAGTKARGAHDMGREFRIQAALAPVFPFAPPMVALCSDESVLGSEFYVMERVAGHIPRKDLGLSLSSDDVRLLCTNVLDLLIGLHSVDPAAAGLDQLGKGEGYVARQVGGWTGRFRKAKTWNVPSWEKVIAWLEANQPADRGSVLIHNDFRFDNVVLSSEEPTKPVALLDWELATVGDPLMDLGCTLSYWIEAGDGRLEQLFRMQPTNLPGMLTRREVVAYYCEKTGIELTDKEWAFYEVYGLFRLAVILQQIYYRYHHKQTTNPRFKNFWLGSHVLHGRARKLIRSVG
- a CDS encoding SDR family oxidoreductase — its product is MTTGTILITGASSGLGAEMARQFAALGYDLAITARRTERLDELAAEITGANADRKVITKALDVNDDEAVFSVFKEVAAEFGKLDRVIINAGLGKGAPLGTGRYDANRQTAMTNFVAALAQTEAAMEIFRAQKSGHLVMISSISALRGMRKTITTYAATKAGVAALAEGLINENVKAKGIDVSIIYPGYIRSEMNEKVAQNTKFMVDTVTGVKAMVDAIEKRKEKAYVPAWPWVPIGYALKNAPMSVVRKLF
- a CDS encoding SDR family NAD(P)-dependent oxidoreductase, which translates into the protein MSRRVLVTGGASGLGAALVAEFVRRGDRVVIGDLADSFAAPDGVSYLRLDVTSDADWAAARAWVEEQWGGLDVLVNNAGIATGGRIDVVSMEEWQGVIDINLLGVVRGCRTFVPLMKAQSDDGQEPGHIVNTASLAGLVHPPAMASYTAVKAAVVAVSETLSYELHPWGIAVSAVCPGFFRTNLASSLNGSDAAMDKIAARLIDKSPLDAAQVAAEVMKGIDARRMVIVPDAPARKAVLMKRFARPLYDREQRSFADRIHALTTKDN
- a CDS encoding acyl-CoA dehydrogenase family protein, whose product is MDFAPSPRAQELTELVRAFMTEEIEPVEAAYHQELKRRREAGKGEQWQELPIMKELQAKARAQGLWNLFLPAGHEGPYAEKYGTLGGTGLSNVDYAPIAELTGRSFIAPYVFNCNAPDTGNSEVLLKYGTQAQKDEWLDPLLDGRIRSAFLMTEPAVASSDATNMELTAVIDGDSIVLNGTKWFSTGVGHPDCDIFIVMGLTDPEADRHHRHSMVLVPRNTPGVKIERMLNTMGFYDEPHGHGEVSLTDVRVPRENFVSGPGEAFAIAQGRLGPGRVHHCMRLIGLAEKSLELAIERGTSREAFGKKLINLGGNRERLAQARIAIESTRLLVLNAAWKLDVGGAMNAISEVSQIKVAAPRMALDVIDFAMQIHGGGGMTDDFPLAGAWTGARSLRFADGPDEVHLGLIARLELMKHGVSR
- a CDS encoding TetR/AcrR family transcriptional regulator, translating into MTEDRDAERTRTRLSPEERRRQLLGIGLRMLVEKPIQDLPLDAVAAEAGISRGLLFHYFPTKTDYYDAVIAAALRRVLRNISPDEGAAQDEALHQFVDRFYAQIERRRSFYLALVFGNGSLSLGGDGVDTHRMTIARRVVTATGLPEAALPVAHGWTAYVEDRALRWSGLPSDARADRDTEVDHACRALHALLALDGPDGENR
- a CDS encoding amidohydrolase family protein, whose protein sequence is MTDKSWPDGVVDPHIHQWDPLTTERIVSKQARAFRLLPRVPRALRWVLPRADREFVGNPHHVLKPYLPLDYRRDAGEVPVATVVHIEAAWPHAEHRDAVGETRWISSLPFGVDGAPELGAIVAHVDPRWSDAGEVLDLHLAASPLVRGVRTSAANHPDPGVRDFEDAPRLWADPAFLEGFTAVAERGLSFELWGYAHQLPDALPLVRAYPETTFVLDHYATPVGLLGPRGTSTGRSERVRADQLARWRDDVSALAALPNVVAKHSGLGMPVVGGEVRSARTAPLDARFVDTVAPLIRHLHDAFGASRTMWASNFPMDKPGLGIPASIALLTEVLGTDADLDLLLRGVALRSYRISRPR
- the ppk2 gene encoding polyphosphate kinase 2, with product MIEDLRAHIDRLQVEGHTIGDDHDDDPILIDPQGLAVDTWRENYPYDERLDRALYDMEKYALQVELIKFQNWQQRTGSRHVVLFEGRDAAGKGGTIKRFMEHLNPRHARTVALVKPSERESTQWYFQRYIQHLPAAGELVLFDRSWYNRAGVERVMGFCSDDAYERFMEQAPRFEKMLVDSGIAVTKFWFSVTQSEQRTRFIIRQIDPVRQWKLSPMDLESLDRWDAYTAAKEEMFRRTDTRTAPWITVKSNDKKRARLNAIRYFLSQVDYEGKNHEVVGAADPLIVKRGKVSEGD
- a CDS encoding 4'-phosphopantetheinyl transferase family protein, producing the protein MPDVRRHPVALGATAALADHLGSLLGPGVVTSGRLCPACGSDQHGAPWARLDGQAFAVSVSRSGCHLVTAIGTHGRVGVDIESIDAVARGWDPGIVLAEGETADTAEEQAWHWAAKEAVLKAMGVGLARPMTSVALADHDVRRVPSPNGYVTAATQLS
- a CDS encoding M1 family metallopeptidase, whose product is MPGTDPYVPGHGNAAYDVEHYDLDLRYKPAGNRLDAEATLRCVALDELDNLVLDLHHLRVTRVSVAGHGVDKFAHRNDKLRIRLKSPVLTGERFSVTVKYSGAPTAVKSRALGDAGWEELDDGVIVAAQPHGAPSWFPCNDRPDNKATYAISISAPSDYHVAFSGALLSSSRSGASTTWSYEQTAPMATYLATVQIGRYVVSEQPGVVPIRVVRPADVRGPAYDASFGQQPKMMQFFTERFGPYPFEGYTTVITNDDLEIPLESQSLSTFGRNFASAEWSEVRLVAHELAHQWFGNAVTLRHWKDIWLHEGFACYSEWLWSEQAGPKSTAEWVEHYHRKLSDLPQDLVLADPTPDLMFDDRVYKRGALTLHALRITVGDEAFFEILRRWVADNNGGTITTPQFVIHCEEISGKPLAGLFRDWLEETALPPLPAS